Proteins from a single region of Paenibacillus sp. BIHB 4019:
- the odhB gene encoding 2-oxoglutarate dehydrogenase complex dihydrolipoyllysine-residue succinyltransferase: MQQIIVPAMGESITEGTISKWIVKVGDSVKQGDVLLELETDKVNIEISAEQDGTIQEITRSEGDTVQIGEAIGSIAAGGAAPSAPAAEPAKAAPAVEAAAPAQAAPIAPPVAEADSKGGQVAASPAARKLAREKGIDLTQVQSRDPLSRVSSDDVRSHGTQPAAPQAPSAPAAKAPAAPKFQSAKPYERKKMSRRRATIANRLVEAQRTAAMLTTFNEVDMTAIMDIRKRRKQSFLDKHEVGLGFMSFFTKAVVGALKEFPLLNAEIEGEDIIVKQFYDIGIAVSAKEGLVVPVVRDADRLSFAEIERSIVDLAGKARTNSLGLSDLQGGTFTITNGGTFGSLLSTPIINAPQVGILGMHKIQLRPVAIDAERSENRPMMYIALSYDHRIVDGAEAVRFLVKVKAMLEDPETLLLEG, encoded by the coding sequence GTGCAACAAATTATAGTACCAGCAATGGGAGAATCGATTACGGAAGGCACGATTTCCAAGTGGATTGTTAAAGTAGGAGATTCGGTTAAGCAAGGCGATGTGCTGCTGGAGCTTGAGACAGATAAAGTCAACATCGAGATCAGCGCCGAGCAGGATGGCACGATTCAAGAGATTACACGCAGCGAAGGCGATACCGTTCAAATCGGCGAAGCTATTGGCTCCATTGCAGCAGGCGGAGCGGCTCCGTCCGCCCCTGCAGCTGAGCCAGCGAAAGCAGCTCCTGCTGTTGAAGCAGCTGCTCCAGCGCAAGCGGCACCTATTGCGCCTCCTGTAGCAGAAGCAGACAGCAAAGGCGGTCAAGTTGCCGCTTCCCCTGCTGCAAGAAAGCTTGCAAGAGAAAAAGGCATTGACCTGACACAGGTTCAATCCCGCGATCCGCTTAGCCGCGTTAGCTCCGATGATGTCCGCTCGCACGGCACTCAGCCGGCAGCGCCGCAAGCACCGTCTGCTCCTGCTGCTAAAGCGCCAGCTGCACCTAAATTCCAATCGGCTAAGCCTTACGAGCGCAAAAAAATGTCGCGTCGCCGGGCAACGATTGCGAATCGTCTGGTTGAAGCTCAAAGAACAGCAGCTATGCTGACAACGTTCAATGAAGTGGATATGACCGCAATTATGGACATCCGTAAACGCCGGAAACAATCGTTCTTGGACAAGCATGAAGTTGGTCTTGGTTTTATGTCCTTCTTCACGAAAGCTGTCGTTGGCGCACTGAAAGAATTCCCGCTGCTAAACGCTGAAATTGAAGGCGAAGATATTATTGTGAAGCAGTTCTACGATATCGGTATTGCCGTATCGGCTAAGGAAGGTCTTGTTGTTCCGGTTGTCCGTGATGCAGACCGCCTGAGCTTCGCTGAAATCGAACGCTCGATCGTTGACCTTGCTGGCAAAGCCCGTACGAACTCGCTTGGATTGTCTGACCTGCAAGGCGGTACATTCACAATTACGAATGGCGGCACGTTCGGCTCGCTGCTGTCCACGCCAATCATTAATGCACCGCAAGTTGGTATTCTGGGCATGCACAAAATTCAGCTTCGTCCAGTTGCGATCGACGCTGAGCGCTCCGAGAACCGTCCGATGATGTACATCGCCCTTTCCTACGATCACCGCATCGTAGATGGCGCTGAAGCGGTACGCTTCCTCGTTAAAGTGAAAGCAATGCTTGAAGATCCAGAAACGCTTCTGCTTGAAGGTTAA
- a CDS encoding C40 family peptidase, whose amino-acid sequence MKKLRFGKMAASLALAASLTLSAVPFTQAPAAYAASASTQSKIVSVAKGFMGTPYKFSAPTSSTRVFDCSSFTKYVFAKVGVSLPRSSKDQSKVGSFVSRSNLKVGDLVFFYSPIHHVGIYIGNNQIIHTYGAPGVTVTSLSSSWWSKNYATARRVL is encoded by the coding sequence ATGAAAAAACTTCGTTTTGGCAAAATGGCTGCATCCCTTGCACTTGCTGCATCGCTTACTTTATCTGCTGTTCCTTTTACACAAGCACCGGCAGCTTATGCGGCATCCGCCTCCACCCAATCCAAAATTGTGTCAGTGGCAAAAGGCTTTATGGGAACTCCTTATAAATTCAGCGCTCCCACTAGTTCAACTCGCGTTTTTGACTGCTCTTCCTTCACCAAATATGTTTTCGCCAAGGTTGGCGTTTCTTTGCCTAGAAGCTCGAAGGATCAATCGAAAGTCGGTTCGTTCGTATCTCGAAGCAATTTGAAGGTTGGCGATCTCGTTTTCTTCTATTCCCCTATTCATCACGTCGGCATTTATATCGGCAATAATCAGATCATTCATACATACGGTGCTCCTGGAGTGACCGTTACGAGTTTAAGCTCCAGCTGGTGGAGCAAAAATTACGCAACAGCACGTCGCGTGCTTTAG
- a CDS encoding ArsR family transcriptional regulator, translated as MIKANTDIAWLPLYEALSSHVRLHIIDLLAVSPMNVKELAEALGLSSAIVTMHIRKLEKAHLIETKMVRKQGGTHKICTLAEQHIEIELPHHTREVKKMHESSVPIGHYTEYEVHPTCGIATVEKVIGQFDDPRFFLEPERMNAGILWFGRGYVEYKIPNYLLPGQRPSAFELVLELGSEAPGYNPNWLSDISFSLNGTPIGKWTSPGDYGDTRGKFSPSWWQGNLNQYGLLKVIRVQEDGTFVDGQQVSDTSLQQITLDRNHWTLRIAVDKDAAHVGGLTLYGKGFGNYNQDMMFRVYYEE; from the coding sequence ATGATTAAAGCCAATACAGATATAGCTTGGCTGCCGCTCTATGAGGCGTTGTCGAGCCACGTGCGGCTTCATATTATAGATTTGCTGGCAGTAAGCCCGATGAATGTTAAAGAGCTTGCAGAGGCGCTGGGGCTCAGCAGCGCGATTGTGACGATGCATATTCGCAAGCTGGAGAAGGCGCATCTCATTGAGACGAAGATGGTGCGCAAGCAGGGAGGCACGCATAAAATATGTACGCTCGCCGAGCAGCATATAGAAATCGAGCTGCCCCATCATACACGCGAAGTGAAAAAAATGCATGAAAGCTCAGTGCCAATTGGACACTACACCGAGTATGAAGTACATCCGACCTGCGGCATTGCGACGGTGGAGAAGGTCATTGGCCAATTCGATGATCCGCGCTTTTTTCTAGAGCCGGAGCGGATGAATGCGGGCATTTTATGGTTTGGCCGGGGATACGTCGAATATAAAATCCCTAATTATTTGCTGCCGGGGCAGCGGCCGAGCGCATTTGAGCTTGTGCTTGAGCTGGGCTCCGAAGCACCAGGGTATAACCCGAACTGGCTGTCTGATATCAGCTTCAGCTTGAATGGGACGCCGATCGGCAAGTGGACAAGCCCTGGCGATTATGGGGATACACGCGGCAAATTTTCTCCTTCCTGGTGGCAGGGCAACCTGAATCAATATGGCTTGCTCAAAGTCATTCGCGTGCAGGAGGATGGCACCTTTGTAGATGGGCAGCAGGTAAGCGACACTAGCCTGCAGCAGATTACACTTGATCGCAATCACTGGACGCTGCGCATCGCGGTAGATAAGGATGCTGCGCATGTAGGCGGCCTTACCCTATATGGCAAAGGCTTTGGCAATTACAATCAGGATATGATGTTTCGGGTTTATTACGAGGAATAA
- a CDS encoding alpha-N-arabinofuranosidase codes for MSKQAKLIVDKDFVVGEVDKRIYGSFIEHLGRAVYGGIYEKDHPQADEQGFRSDVLELVKGLDVPIVRYPGGNFVSGYNWEDGVGPLDQRPRRLELAWRTIEPNWIGFNEFMDWCRKANTDAMMAVNLGTRGPDEARNLLEYSNHPSGTYWSDLRVQHGYKDPHNVKTWCLGNEMDGPWQIGAKTAVEYGRIASETAKVMRWVDPTIELVACGSSAIGMPTFPDWEATVLDLAYNDVDYISLHQYYGNREKDTANFLAQSVGMDSFINTVISTADFVQAKKRSKKKINLSFDEWNVWFHSNESDKKLDPWQIAPPQLEDIYTQEDALVVGCMLISLLKRADRVKMACIAQLVNVIAPIMTTNGGDAWKQTIYYPYMHASLFGRGEVLVPLMSSPKHDTKDFTDVPYIEAVAVHNEEKQEVTVFAVNRHLEESISFDIDLRSFGQGRILEHIVLENEDLSASNTADAPNRVTPHTNGSATLTDKGQIQAVLNKASWNVIRIKL; via the coding sequence ATGTCCAAACAAGCAAAGCTGATCGTTGATAAGGATTTTGTAGTAGGTGAAGTCGATAAAAGAATTTATGGCTCGTTTATCGAGCATTTGGGCCGGGCAGTATATGGCGGCATTTATGAAAAGGACCATCCGCAGGCGGATGAACAGGGCTTTCGCTCCGATGTGCTGGAGCTTGTAAAAGGGCTGGATGTGCCGATTGTGCGTTATCCCGGCGGCAACTTCGTATCAGGCTACAACTGGGAAGATGGCGTAGGCCCGCTTGATCAGCGTCCGCGGCGTTTGGAGCTTGCTTGGCGCACCATTGAGCCGAACTGGATTGGCTTTAATGAATTTATGGACTGGTGCCGCAAAGCGAATACGGACGCGATGATGGCGGTCAATTTGGGGACGAGAGGGCCAGATGAGGCGCGCAACCTGCTCGAATATTCCAATCACCCTTCAGGCACGTATTGGAGCGATTTGCGCGTGCAGCACGGCTACAAGGACCCGCACAACGTCAAAACCTGGTGCCTCGGCAATGAAATGGACGGCCCTTGGCAGATCGGCGCTAAAACCGCCGTCGAGTATGGACGTATCGCCAGCGAGACTGCAAAGGTTATGCGCTGGGTTGATCCAACGATCGAGCTTGTCGCTTGCGGCAGCTCAGCGATCGGCATGCCGACCTTCCCGGATTGGGAAGCGACAGTGCTTGATTTAGCTTATAATGACGTGGATTATATTTCACTGCATCAGTATTACGGCAACCGCGAGAAGGATACAGCGAATTTCCTCGCGCAATCCGTAGGAATGGACTCTTTCATTAATACGGTCATTTCGACAGCTGACTTCGTACAGGCGAAGAAACGCAGCAAGAAAAAGATCAACCTTTCCTTCGATGAGTGGAACGTGTGGTTCCATTCTAATGAATCGGACAAAAAGCTTGATCCTTGGCAAATTGCCCCTCCACAGCTGGAAGATATTTATACGCAGGAGGATGCGCTGGTCGTCGGCTGTATGCTGATCAGCCTGCTCAAGCGTGCCGATCGGGTGAAGATGGCTTGTATCGCGCAGCTCGTCAATGTCATCGCTCCTATTATGACGACGAACGGCGGAGACGCATGGAAGCAGACGATTTATTATCCGTATATGCACGCAAGCCTGTTCGGCAGAGGCGAGGTGCTTGTGCCGCTCATGAGCTCGCCTAAGCATGACACTAAAGATTTTACAGATGTGCCTTATATTGAAGCTGTAGCGGTGCATAATGAAGAGAAGCAAGAGGTTACCGTTTTTGCGGTGAATCGTCATCTGGAAGAAAGCATTTCGTTCGATATCGACCTTCGCAGCTTCGGTCAAGGACGCATTTTGGAGCATATTGTTTTGGAAAATGAGGATTTGTCTGCTTCCAATACAGCAGATGCGCCTAACCGCGTAACGCCGCACACGAATGGCAGCGCAACATTAACGGATAAAGGCCAAATCCAAGCTGTACTGAACAAAGCGTCATGGAATGTCATTCGAATTAAACTGTAA
- a CDS encoding ATP-binding protein has protein sequence MLHLTLESIVHGLLYIMAAALMFIVFTPRSLASTLKRRLLFLGLLVVFTTVFLSLEEIDSLVYALHLTSVSLALAVLYEGLLPGIVTGMVLFFGGTLLYGNHWLPTGTAITVLLLTGLLFHFKIKPNTQQKLSVVNLFLVLLYMLAYIGVSLALGHALNVLQLGIIAVGAAFSSLLISFIYFNVKNREWYEQMLIISEKNQIVGQLAASISHEIRNPLTTTRGFLQLMSKEPLDRETFERYRTYAFEGIDHANAIITDYLNFSKPSEEERRLLNVKDEIDGVIPWLKPYSALSNISVEVYHLSKEPLIICGEVKKFQQCMLNIMKNGIEAMPEGGKLTVQTELVRNKIQILVRDTGCGMNRSQVKRLGLPYYTTKERGTGLGLMVVMNMVKEMNGKIFFHSKTNQGTICELQLERAAASE, from the coding sequence GTGCTTCATCTTACGTTAGAATCAATCGTTCACGGGCTGTTGTATATTATGGCGGCTGCACTCATGTTTATTGTTTTTACCCCTAGATCGCTGGCCTCTACATTGAAGCGGAGGCTGCTTTTTTTGGGGCTGCTCGTCGTATTTACAACGGTATTTCTGAGCTTGGAGGAAATTGACTCCCTTGTCTACGCGCTGCATCTGACCTCCGTCTCTCTGGCGCTCGCTGTGCTTTATGAAGGATTGCTTCCAGGTATAGTTACGGGAATGGTATTATTCTTTGGCGGTACTTTGCTCTATGGCAACCACTGGCTGCCAACAGGAACAGCTATCACTGTGCTGCTGCTGACCGGATTGCTGTTCCACTTTAAAATAAAGCCAAATACCCAGCAGAAGCTAAGCGTTGTTAATCTGTTCCTAGTCTTGTTATACATGCTGGCTTATATCGGTGTTTCCCTTGCGCTCGGTCATGCTTTAAATGTGCTACAGCTCGGTATAATTGCTGTTGGGGCGGCTTTTTCATCGTTGCTGATCAGCTTTATTTATTTTAATGTGAAAAATCGGGAATGGTACGAGCAAATGCTCATCATCTCCGAAAAAAACCAAATTGTAGGCCAGCTCGCTGCCTCTATTTCGCATGAAATCCGCAACCCGCTTACTACGACGCGAGGTTTTCTGCAATTGATGAGCAAGGAGCCGCTAGACCGCGAGACGTTCGAGCGCTACCGCACCTATGCTTTTGAAGGGATCGATCATGCCAATGCCATTATTACCGACTATTTGAATTTTTCAAAGCCTAGTGAAGAAGAGCGGCGGCTGCTGAATGTGAAGGATGAAATCGACGGAGTCATTCCTTGGCTGAAGCCTTATTCGGCGCTGTCGAACATATCCGTTGAGGTGTATCATTTATCGAAGGAGCCGCTCATTATTTGCGGCGAGGTCAAGAAATTTCAGCAGTGTATGCTCAACATCATGAAAAATGGCATTGAGGCTATGCCTGAAGGAGGCAAACTTACGGTGCAGACCGAGCTAGTGCGCAATAAAATTCAAATTCTCGTCCGCGATACGGGCTGCGGGATGAATCGCTCCCAGGTTAAGCGGTTAGGCTTGCCCTATTATACGACGAAGGAGCGCGGCACCGGGCTCGGGCTAATGGTTGTCATGAATATGGTCAAGGAAATGAACGGCAAAATTTTTTTCCACAGTAAAACGAATCAAGGCACGATATGCGAGCTTCAGCTCGAGCGGGCTGCTGCTTCAGAATGA
- a CDS encoding ornithine carbamoyltransferase (catalyzes the formation of L-citrulline from carbamoyl phosphate and L-ornithine in arginine biosynthesis and degradation), translating into MQHFLSFEHITKEQLQSIIEQAVEIKRNPQVYSKAADNKGLLMLFQKSSTRTNLSFQSGMNQLGGYVVPMDWNSSNFSISPIQYESRYVSRNSDIIMARLKNHAALLELARYATVPVINGCCDKYHPCQALADLMTIYEVAGTFSGVTLAYVGIHNNVANSLVEGCMLLGIKLLLVTPIINEPSWNQLLMDNALQSGWVEQLDSLQDAAAQSQFVYTDTWIDMEFYQEEFYQEEKRRRIKEMLPYQLNSSTLAGCTPYIMHDMPIHPGFEISEELVESEHSVIYQQAENRMHAQKALLLHLLP; encoded by the coding sequence TTGCAGCATTTTTTATCTTTTGAGCACATAACGAAGGAGCAGCTTCAGAGTATCATTGAACAGGCGGTTGAAATAAAGCGCAATCCGCAAGTCTACAGCAAGGCGGCCGACAATAAGGGGCTGCTGATGCTTTTTCAAAAAAGCTCAACAAGGACAAATCTTTCGTTTCAATCCGGCATGAACCAGCTTGGCGGCTACGTCGTTCCGATGGACTGGAACAGCAGCAACTTCAGCATTTCGCCTATCCAGTACGAGTCGCGCTACGTCTCAAGAAACAGCGACATCATTATGGCGCGGCTCAAAAATCATGCCGCTTTGCTGGAGCTGGCGCGTTATGCGACCGTTCCTGTCATCAATGGCTGCTGTGATAAATACCATCCATGCCAGGCTCTGGCCGATCTGATGACAATCTATGAGGTGGCGGGTACGTTTTCTGGTGTAACGCTCGCCTATGTGGGGATTCACAACAATGTGGCCAATTCGCTCGTGGAAGGCTGCATGCTGCTTGGCATCAAGCTGCTGCTCGTTACGCCGATCATTAATGAACCTTCATGGAATCAGTTGCTGATGGATAACGCGCTGCAAAGCGGCTGGGTGGAACAGCTCGACAGCTTGCAGGATGCAGCCGCACAATCACAATTTGTATATACGGATACATGGATTGATATGGAGTTTTATCAAGAGGAATTTTATCAGGAGGAGAAGCGGCGCCGCATTAAGGAAATGCTTCCGTATCAATTAAACAGCAGCACTCTTGCGGGCTGTACGCCTTACATTATGCATGATATGCCGATTCATCCTGGCTTTGAAATATCAGAGGAGCTGGTAGAATCGGAGCATTCGGTCATTTACCAGCAGGCGGAAAATCGGATGCATGCTCAAAAAGCGCTGCTGCTTCATCTCCTTCCATAA
- a CDS encoding oxalate decarboxylase family bicupin: protein MSESDNTRPKYPHIPQPIRSDGAGGPDLGPRDVMRDLENPDMLVPPVTDAGLVPNMKFSFSDAHMQLNQGGWSREITARELPIATTLAGVNMSLIAGGVREMHWHQQAEWSYMLLGNARITAVDQNGKNFIADIGPGDLWYFPPGIPHSIQGLEGGCEFLLVFDDGNFSDLNTLSISDWFAHTPKEVLSANFGVPVSEFDHIPDDQVYIYKGAVPGSIESQKVESPYGTIPQSFKFELLKQTPILTPGGSVRIVDSSNFPASKAIAAALVEIKPGAMRELHWHPNNDEWQYYLSGQGRITVFTGNGNARTYDVRAGDVGYVPFACGHYVQNTGNTTLWFLEMFKSDRFADVSLNQWMALTPAELVKSNLNVGDAFVSKLRKEKWPVVKYPGF, encoded by the coding sequence ATGAGCGAATCTGACAATACGAGGCCGAAATACCCGCATATCCCTCAGCCGATTCGGAGTGACGGGGCGGGAGGCCCGGATTTAGGGCCGCGCGATGTGATGCGGGATTTGGAAAATCCGGATATGCTAGTACCGCCTGTAACGGATGCAGGTCTCGTTCCCAATATGAAATTTTCATTTTCGGATGCCCATATGCAGTTGAATCAAGGGGGCTGGTCCCGTGAGATAACGGCTAGGGAGCTGCCGATTGCGACAACGCTGGCAGGTGTCAATATGTCGCTAATAGCGGGCGGGGTCAGGGAAATGCATTGGCATCAACAGGCAGAATGGTCCTACATGCTGCTTGGAAATGCGAGGATTACTGCGGTGGACCAGAACGGGAAAAATTTCATAGCGGATATCGGGCCGGGCGACTTGTGGTATTTTCCGCCGGGCATTCCTCATTCCATTCAAGGGCTGGAAGGGGGCTGCGAGTTTCTGCTCGTGTTTGACGATGGGAATTTCTCGGATTTAAACACCTTGTCGATTTCCGATTGGTTTGCCCATACGCCGAAGGAAGTGCTGTCGGCCAATTTTGGCGTACCGGTTAGTGAGTTTGACCATATTCCCGATGATCAGGTTTATATTTATAAAGGGGCGGTTCCCGGTTCCATAGAGAGTCAAAAGGTAGAATCTCCATACGGAACAATCCCGCAGTCCTTTAAGTTTGAGTTGTTGAAGCAGACGCCTATCCTTACGCCGGGAGGCAGTGTAAGAATCGTCGATTCATCCAACTTCCCAGCATCAAAAGCGATTGCAGCAGCACTTGTAGAAATTAAGCCCGGCGCTATGCGAGAGCTCCATTGGCATCCGAATAACGACGAGTGGCAATATTATTTATCGGGTCAAGGCCGAATAACTGTATTTACCGGCAATGGAAATGCACGAACGTATGATGTGCGGGCAGGCGATGTGGGATATGTGCCGTTTGCCTGCGGTCATTATGTGCAAAATACCGGAAACACAACTTTATGGTTTCTGGAAATGTTCAAAAGCGATCGCTTCGCCGACGTTTCCCTTAATCAATGGATGGCGCTCACTCCAGCCGAGCTTGTAAAAAGCAATCTCAACGTAGGGGACGCGTTTGTATCCAAGCTGCGCAAAGAGAAATGGCCGGTGGTCAAATATCCGGGTTTTTAA
- a CDS encoding SpoVR family protein → MNQDEIRALERSIDEITEIAQGFGLDFYPMRYEICPADIIYTFGAYGMPTRYSHWSFGKTFNKMKMQYDFGLSKIYELVINSNPCYAFLLQGNSLIQNKLIVAHVLAHCDFFKNNARFSTSNRNMVESMSATAERIQQYEMDYGLEAVEKFIDAVLAIQEHVDSAIIKPYQLDKTRYIEMLTTEQNRSVNTAIPSEYEDLWGLDPDDANRQDQTPPPKHFPPAPEKDLIWFIEEYSPQLADWQRDIMSMMRDEMLYFWPQLETKIMNEGWASYWHQRIIRELDLTSEETIEFAKLNSSVVVPSRHTLNPYYLGLKIFEDIEKRWDKPTIEEQRRFGRVPGKGREKMFEVRELDSDISFLRNYLTKDLVKELDLYVFEKKGPEWKITDKSWENIRDQLVYSKVNGGFPSLFVTDGDFNRVGELYLLHKYEGMELDLKYVERTLPHVVHLWGKSVHLETVVEDKKIVFSCDGKKTSRKFV, encoded by the coding sequence ATGAACCAGGATGAGATCCGCGCATTGGAGCGGTCCATCGATGAAATTACGGAAATCGCTCAAGGCTTTGGCCTCGATTTCTACCCGATGAGGTATGAGATTTGCCCAGCCGACATTATTTATACGTTTGGCGCGTACGGCATGCCGACACGCTACAGCCACTGGAGCTTTGGGAAAACCTTCAACAAAATGAAGATGCAATATGATTTTGGCCTTAGCAAAATTTATGAGCTCGTCATTAACTCCAACCCCTGCTACGCCTTCCTGCTGCAGGGCAATTCACTTATTCAGAACAAGCTGATCGTCGCGCACGTACTCGCCCATTGTGATTTCTTCAAAAATAACGCCCGTTTCAGCACGTCCAACCGCAATATGGTCGAGAGCATGTCCGCTACAGCTGAACGCATTCAGCAATATGAAATGGATTATGGCCTGGAAGCCGTCGAAAAATTTATCGATGCCGTGCTTGCCATTCAGGAGCATGTGGACTCTGCAATTATTAAGCCATACCAGCTCGATAAAACCCGTTATATTGAAATGCTGACGACGGAGCAGAACCGTTCAGTTAACACGGCTATCCCTTCCGAATACGAGGATCTATGGGGGCTCGACCCGGATGATGCCAATCGCCAGGATCAAACGCCGCCGCCAAAACATTTTCCGCCAGCACCGGAAAAGGACTTGATTTGGTTTATTGAGGAGTACTCGCCTCAGCTTGCGGACTGGCAGCGCGATATTATGTCGATGATGCGCGATGAGATGCTTTATTTTTGGCCGCAGCTGGAAACGAAAATTATGAACGAAGGCTGGGCTTCTTACTGGCATCAGCGTATTATTCGCGAGCTCGACCTGACAAGCGAGGAAACGATTGAATTTGCCAAGCTGAACTCCTCCGTCGTCGTGCCCTCCCGGCATACGCTGAATCCGTATTATTTGGGGCTGAAAATTTTCGAGGATATTGAGAAGCGCTGGGATAAGCCAACGATAGAGGAGCAGCGGCGCTTCGGGCGCGTACCGGGCAAAGGCCGGGAAAAAATGTTCGAGGTGCGCGAGCTCGATTCGGATATTTCGTTTCTCCGTAATTATTTGACCAAGGATTTGGTCAAGGAGCTGGACCTGTATGTTTTCGAGAAGAAGGGGCCGGAGTGGAAAATAACCGATAAATCGTGGGAAAATATTCGCGACCAGCTTGTTTACTCTAAAGTGAACGGCGGCTTCCCCAGCTTGTTCGTCACAGATGGCGACTTTAACCGTGTAGGCGAGCTCTACCTGCTTCACAAGTACGAAGGCATGGAGCTCGATCTGAAATATGTTGAGCGCACGCTGCCGCATGTCGTACATCTCTGGGGCAAATCGGTCCATCTCGAAACCGTCGTCGAGGACAAAAAGATCGTGTTCAGCTGCGACGGCAAAAAAACAAGCCGCAAGTTTGTGTAA
- a CDS encoding RidA family protein, protein MKNLGITRKNPAGMPRPVGNYSHLTIIPRNAELYVTSGQIGTDQSGNIPSTLNEQINHTFANINILLNSEQLTSDHIIKVNIWATEKIDWEYLYEKWAELFGIHYPSMTIGYLSELGLPEIKIEIELWAAKA, encoded by the coding sequence ATGAAGAATTTAGGAATTACTAGAAAAAATCCAGCAGGAATGCCCCGTCCAGTAGGGAATTACAGCCACCTTACAATAATTCCGAGAAACGCTGAGTTGTATGTTACTTCTGGCCAAATCGGAACGGACCAAAGCGGCAACATCCCGAGCACTTTGAATGAACAAATCAACCATACGTTTGCTAATATCAACATTTTGCTGAACTCCGAACAATTAACCTCCGATCATATTATTAAGGTGAACATTTGGGCCACTGAAAAAATAGACTGGGAATATCTCTACGAAAAATGGGCGGAGCTGTTTGGCATTCATTATCCCTCAATGACGATTGGCTATCTTTCGGAATTAGGGCTGCCAGAAATAAAAATAGAAATTGAACTATGGGCGGCTAAAGCTTAA
- a CDS encoding glycosyltransferase family 2 protein: protein MISISLCMIVKNEEDTIGRCLSSVHDLVDEIIIVDTGSTDRTKFIASNYTELIFDREWTDDFAAARNYAFSKAGRDYIFWLDADDVLLENDREKLAVLKAELSPEVDSVRMNYHLAFDEYGNLASSISRNRIVKRANNYQWIGAVHEYLEVWGNIESSDIAITHNSLHHDHNRNLMIYEKRLERGELFSPRDLYYYANELRDHEKFEQAIMYYEKFLSTGEGWVEDNAATCGKLADCYNRLGDTQRELESILRSFQYGSPRAEFCCRLGYYFLQQKDFETAGFWYNLAIERGQSDQRLGFVNMACSTWLPHLQLCVCYDRLGDYELAYRHNEAARTFRPEDPRVLQNKGYLESLRQKAE, encoded by the coding sequence ATGATATCCATCAGCCTTTGTATGATTGTCAAAAATGAAGAAGATACCATCGGCCGCTGCCTGTCTTCCGTTCACGATTTAGTAGATGAAATTATTATTGTAGATACGGGCTCAACCGACCGTACGAAATTTATCGCCAGCAACTATACAGAGCTGATTTTTGATAGGGAATGGACGGATGATTTTGCTGCGGCTCGGAACTATGCATTCAGCAAGGCTGGGAGGGATTATATTTTTTGGCTCGATGCCGATGATGTATTGCTGGAAAATGACCGCGAAAAACTTGCTGTTCTAAAAGCAGAGCTGAGCCCAGAGGTCGATTCTGTCCGAATGAACTATCATCTAGCCTTCGATGAATATGGCAATCTGGCATCCAGCATTAGCCGCAACCGAATTGTCAAAAGGGCGAACAACTACCAATGGATTGGCGCGGTGCATGAGTATTTGGAGGTGTGGGGAAACATCGAAAGCAGCGATATTGCCATTACCCATAACAGCCTGCATCATGACCATAATCGGAATTTAATGATTTATGAAAAACGGCTGGAGCGCGGCGAGCTATTTTCCCCTCGTGATCTTTATTATTACGCGAATGAGCTTCGCGACCACGAAAAATTTGAACAAGCGATTATGTATTATGAAAAATTTCTTTCGACGGGCGAAGGGTGGGTGGAGGATAATGCTGCGACATGCGGCAAGCTGGCGGATTGCTATAACCGGCTTGGAGATACACAGAGGGAGCTTGAATCAATATTAAGATCGTTTCAATATGGCAGTCCGCGGGCGGAATTTTGCTGCCGGTTAGGATATTATTTTTTGCAGCAAAAAGATTTCGAGACGGCTGGTTTCTGGTATAACCTCGCAATTGAGCGTGGGCAGTCCGACCAACGGCTGGGCTTTGTCAATATGGCCTGCTCCACCTGGCTGCCTCATCTTCAGCTATGCGTCTGCTACGATCGTTTAGGCGATTACGAGCTGGCCTATCGGCATAATGAGGCTGCCCGAACTTTCCGGCCAGAGGACCCCCGAGTGCTGCAAAACAAAGGTTATTTGGAGTCATTGCGGCAAAAAGCGGAATAA